The following proteins come from a genomic window of Zygotorulaspora mrakii chromosome 8, complete sequence:
- the GWT1 gene encoding glucosaminyl-phosphotidylinositol O-acyltransferase (similar to Saccharomyces cerevisiae GWT1 (YJL091C); ancestral locus Anc_1.275) has protein sequence MSWRKKKHERHDKTQSTFLLMSTLKERKENFVADLSGGTISEINLVTSIALVSYFCWHLLSIGNDVPLLVDFALNWICLLLSITIYSDNVTLLYSLIIFPTVMAFLITKSKSSHSRKVHNLTKKYTQDERFQLVKRPFITAYRGGMLIVTVLAILAVDFRVFPRRFAKVETWGTSMMDLGVGSFVFSNGIVSSRVILKHKLFPKSKPSLKKRSFDALRAGGTLLLIGLLRLYFVKNLEYQEHVTEYGVHWNFFITLAFLPPVLVFLDPIAERVPRCLIALVISLLYETILVCNEKALKFLIMAPRNTFFSSNREGIASFLGYCSIFLIGQSTGFYCLGNVPTKNNLYKASIQMVYIKKRKVFASFWDRITTVSPSIGLLIWTIFVTVLAQIVFSFHPYDVSRRFANLPYVIWVCAYNLGFLFIYSLIDATFGTNIKGYKVPLTLEAFNSNGLIMFLLANVSTGLINMCFSTIDASKKQSVIALLAYAAFLAIVSLCLYQKGIFIKL, from the coding sequence ATGAGTTGGCGTAAAAAAAAGCATGAAAGACACGACAAGACGCAATCAACCTTTCTCCTAATGTCAACTCTGAAGGAGCGCAAGGAGAACTTTGTTGCAGATTTAAGTGGTGGAACAATTTCGGAGATAAATTTAGTAACTTCAATTGCTCTAGtttcatatttttgttgGCACCTTTTATCAATTGGAAATGATGTCCCTTTGCTAGTTGATTTTGCATTGAATTGGATTTGCTTATTACTGTCTATAACAATTTATTCTGATAATGTGACACTACTGTACTCATTGATCATTTTCCCAACAGTGATGGCATTTTTAATCACAAAATCCAAATCGTCacattcaagaaaagtgCATAATCTAACGAAGAAGTACACTCAGgatgaaagatttcaaCTGGTTAAGAGGCCATTCATAACTGCATATCGTGGTGGGATGTTAATCGTGACAGTTTTGGCAATTTTGGCTGTCGATTTTCGGGTTTTTCCTCGTAGGTTTGCAAAGGTGGAAACTTGGGGAACTTCAATGATGGATCTTGGGGTTGGATCATTTGTGTTCAGCAACGGTATAGTTTCTTCGAGGGTTATTCTCAAGCACAAACTATTTCCTAAGTCTAAACCAAGCCTGAAAAAGAGATCATTTGACGCTTTGAGGGCGGGTGGAACATTGCTACTGATTGGCTTGTTAAGGCTATATTTTGTCAAAAATCTAGAGTATCAAGAGCATGTAACCGAATATGGCGTtcattggaattttttcattactTTAGCTTTTTTACCTCCGGTACTAGTGTTTTTGGACCCAATAGCAGAAAGAGTTCCCAGATGTTTGATCGCTCTTGTTATTTCACTGCTTTATGAAACTATTTTGGTCTGTAACGAAAAGGCTCTAAAGTTTTTAATAATGGCACCTCGTAatacttttttcagttcAAATAGAGAAGGTATTGCCTCCTTCCTGGGGTATTGCTCGATCTTCCTAATTGGACAAAGTACCGGCTTTTATTGCTTAGGAAATGTGCCTACGAAGAACAATTTGTACAAAGCATCTATTCAAATGGTATACATAAAAAAACGAAAGGTATTTGCTAGCTTTTGGGATAGAATTACAACAGTCTCGCCGTCCATCGGACTACTAATCTGGACCATTTTTGTCACTGTTCTAGCTCAAATCGTGTTCTCATTCCATCCATACGATGTTTCCAGAAGATTTGCAAACTTACCTTACGTTATCTGGGTTTGTGCGTACAATTTAGGGTTTCTATTCATTTACTCGCTTATCGATGCTACCTTTGGGACGAATATAAAGGGCTACAAAGTGCCATTGACTCTAGAAGCATTCAACAGTAATGGGTTGATCATGTTCTTGCTTGCTAATGTCTCAACGGGTCTCATTAACATgtgtttttcaacaatagATGCctcaaaaaaacaatccGTCATAGCTTTACTCGCATACGCTGCATTCTTGGCAATTGTTTCGTTGTGCCTTTACCAGAAAGGTATATTCATTAAACTGTAA
- the DPB11 gene encoding protein kinase activating protein DPB11 (similar to Saccharomyces cerevisiae DPB11 (YJL090C); ancestral locus Anc_1.276) — translation MKPFHDITFCPTGIESESVSRSISKKIFKLGGNYSKDLTRQVNVLICGSKSTNKYKFSVRNRHDILFIDPDAIDVLYRRWLAGDDIGDCLKLLRERYSNKPLTDFLIFIGRIHDKSAQYIQELERICQLGSCYKCYTTHFVKDTKTFQRGDVVFVSSSLEGTRVQAALEQGLPIVHYKWLLDCHRRNATLEYDPYYLVTNIPEHTPFEKIGIDSCDCWDQLSSVVPVSEVAIGVSANGASATAAITGNPLTRFKSQGDKIWEKVMAVDHPKAKEVAPLNSRGKALKEVSLENSVFENCSFEISNIFETNHRDILQRVIEQNGGIVSESPTTYHIIPSNAPLNECELNDCELNDCASAVIITEFFIERCLHYKKIISPPDTWSRPFLITNDVQLKPSKYLVHTANQALKVAITGFHGVELLHLSKILQIMKPMGIELTEYLNSSADLLIINLSALSSIPKTHALWRNCYGDLFALQETNSKNQILRNSMKRKIEFIKQSHSIPGVTPSFLFDIFKKSSYLSENKRDHVYLNNINWCIICPRGIKDNFMIELSPKVSIGHKKEIPFNTAATGSSPHIKEARLEFLEKIKESESVQSESRKRTNLEPDLPSQPLSSTPIKKVHSNVVSFESKSNSRPSSWGNIMSDRVHEAPNKSMELANDQPPIDSASFTQVTYGTTGDIPTGKAVRKLTKKHIKDIGI, via the coding sequence ATGAAGCCTTTTCATGACATTACATTCTGCCCAACTGGAATTGAGAGTGAGTCTGTATCAAGAtcaatttccaaaaaaattttcaagctAGGAGGTAACTACTCAAAGGACCTCACGCGACAAGTTAATGTGCTCATATGTGGATCAAAGAGCACAAACAAGTACAAATTCTCCGTGCGAAATCGTCACGACATTTTGTTCATAGATCCTGATGCAATCGATGTTCTGTATAGAAGGTGGCTCGCAGGAGATGATATTGGAGATTGTCTGAAATTGCTGAGAGAAAGATATTCAAATAAACCACTGACAGATTTTCTAATCTTCATCGGTAGAATTCACGATAAATCAGCACAGTACATCCAAGAGCTTGAAAGAATCTGTCAGCTGGGTAGTTGCTACAAGTGCTACACAACGCATTTTGTCAAGGATACCAAGACATTTCAACGTGGCGATGTTGTTTTCGTCTCTAGTTCGCTTGAGGGTACTCGGGTCCAAGCTGCATTGGAGCAGGGTCTTCCCATTGTACATTATAAGTGGTTACTGGATTGTCACCGAAGGAATGCTACTCTGGAATACGATCCTTACTATTTAGTAACCAATATTCCGGAACATACgccatttgaaaaaattggtatAGATTCATGCGATTGCTGGGATCAACTGTCTTCAGTAGTACCGGTATCGGAAGTGGCTATTGGTGTTTCAGCGAATGGTGCTAGCGCCACGGCGGCTATTACCGGTAATCCACTTACAAGATTCAAATCACAGGGCGATAAAATCTGGGAAAAAGTCATGGCTGTAGATCATCCCAAAGCCAAGGAAGTGGCTCCTTTGAATTCACGTGGTAAAGCTCTCAAAGAGGTGtctcttgaaaattcaGTGTTTGAGAACtgctcttttgaaatttcgAACATATTTGAAACTAATCATCGCGATATCCTTCAAAGAGTCATCGAACAGAATGGGGGAATAGTGTCAGAATCCCCCACCACTTATCATATCATACCCAGCAATGCTCCACTGAATGAGTGCGAACTGAATGATTGCGAACTGAATGATTGTGCGAGTGCCGTCATTATtacagaatttttcatcgaAAGATGTCTGCattataaaaaaataatttcgCCACCAGATACTTGGTCAAGGCCATTTCTAATTACGAACGATGTGCAATTAAAGCCATCCAAGTATTTAGTGCATACGGCTAATCAGGCTTTAAAAGTTGCCATTACTGGTTTCCATGGAGTGGAATTACtacatttatcaaaaattttacaaataaTGAAACCGATGGGTATTGAATTAACAGAGTATTTGAATAGCTCAGCAGATCTCTTAATTATTAACTTGTCAGCTTTGTCTAGCATACCGAAGACCCATGCTCTTTGGCGCAATTGCTATGGAGATCTCTTCGCATTGCAAGAGaccaattcaaaaaatcaaatactTCGAAATTCTATGAAGCGtaaaattgaattcattaAACAATCCCATTCCATTCCAGGAGTCACtccttcatttctttttgatatcttcaaaaaatcatcttATTTGtcagaaaataaaagagaCCACGTTTATTTGAATAACATCAACTGGTGCATCATCTGTCCAAGAGGTATAAAAGATAATTTTATGATCGAGTTAAGTCCAAAAGTTAGCATTGGTCACAAAAAGGAAATCCCCTTTAATACAGCAGCTACAGGATCTAGTCCACATATTAAGGAAGCCAGGTTAGAGTTTCTGGagaaaataaaggaatCAGAATCGGTGCAATcagaatcaagaaaaagaactaATCTCGAACCGGATTTACCTTCGCAACCATTATCAAGCACTCCCATAAAGAAAGTACACTCAAATGTTGTGTCATTTGAAAGTAAATCAAATTCCCGGCCGTCTAGTTGGGGAAATATAATGTCCGATAGAGTTCATGAGGCTCCGAACAAGTCCATGGAATTAGCCAATGATCAACCACCTATAGATTCAGCAAGCTTCACTCAGGTTACTTACGGTACTACAGGAGATATTCCTACGGGTAAAGCTGTACGCAAACTTACCAAAAAGCATATTAAAGATATAGGTATTTAG